A stretch of the Aegilops tauschii subsp. strangulata cultivar AL8/78 chromosome 4, Aet v6.0, whole genome shotgun sequence genome encodes the following:
- the LOC109757401 gene encoding uncharacterized protein isoform X2: MGTAAKPPPFVCFKWPWGPSLNASPSASPSPCGDLERPWLSKSISTVAQGLVIAGDIPSASTGSGGHGARLWKRYPGTAPVEADRGDAEQRALAAALASARATTVLEFYSPRCRLCSSLQGLVRELEDGGNASASFVFADAEDDRWLPEVTDGVSKYHADEWLGECNMRGMTC; this comes from the exons ATGGGCACCGCCGCGAAGCCCCCTCCCTTCGTCTGCTTCAAGTGGCCTTGGGGCCCTAGCCTTAATGCGAGCCCTAGCGCCAGCCCAAGCCCCTGCGGCGACCTCGAGCGCCCCTGGCTCTCCAAGTCTATCTCCACCGTCGCGCAAGGCCTCGTCATCGCCGGTGACATCCCCTCCGCTTCCACTGGAAGCGGAGGTCATGGGGCGAGGTTGTGGAAGCGTTACCCGGGCACCGCGCCGGTGGAGGCGGACCGCGGGGACGCGGAGCAGCGGGCgctggcggcggcgctggcgagCGCGAGGGCGACCACGGTGCTGGAGTTCTACTCGCCGCGCTGCCGCCTCTGCTCATCGCTGCAGGGCCTCGTGCGCGAGCTCGAGGACGGTGGCAATGCATCTGCGAGCTTCGTGTTCGCTGACGCCGAGGACGACCGGTGGCTCCCGGAG GTTACTGATGGAGTGAGTAAATACCATGCAGATGAATGGCTCGGAGAGTGCAACATGAGGGGTATGACATGCTAG